Proteins encoded within one genomic window of Spiroplasma endosymbiont of Agriotes lineatus:
- a CDS encoding transposase family protein, producing MVSTLKSQIIIDLFSNKIISVDFCYGSIYDYKLFLKSNTFINPKIELVADSEYQGLQNVHKNTLLPIKKSKNNPLNPDKKEYKNFLSKVRIAIEHVFARLKRFKILVYRYHNKIRRFELRFNLISGIYNFELS from the coding sequence ATGGTTTCTACATTAAAATCGCAAATAATTATTGATTTATTTAGCAATAAAATTATTTCAGTAGATTTTTGTTATGGCAGTATTTATGATTATAAGTTATTTTTAAAATCAAATACATTTATAAATCCAAAAATAGAATTAGTTGCTGATTCAGAATATCAAGGTTTGCAAAATGTTCATAAAAATACATTATTGCCAATTAAAAAGAGTAAAAATAATCCTTTAAATCCAGATAAAAAGGAATATAAAAATTTTTTAAGTAAAGTTAGAATTGCCATTGAGCATGTTTTTGCTAGATTAAAAAGATTTAAAATACTAGTTTATCGTTACCACAATAAGATTAGAAGGTTTGAATTACGATTTAACTTAATTTCAGGAATATATAATTTTGAATTAAGCTAG
- the rplT gene encoding 50S ribosomal protein L20 — translation MARVKGGVTIRKRHKKVLKQAKGYFGSKHTLFRTAKEQVMKSLVYAYRDRKKRKCAFRSLWITRINGAARECDTSYSQFINGLHKANVDINRKMLSEMAIHQPAEFKKLVDLSKSALEKKD, via the coding sequence ATGGCAAGAGTTAAGGGGGGCGTTACTATTAGGAAACGCCATAAAAAGGTTTTAAAACAAGCTAAAGGTTATTTTGGTTCAAAACATACATTATTTAGAACTGCTAAAGAACAAGTAATGAAGTCTTTAGTATATGCTTATCGTGATCGCAAAAAGCGTAAATGCGCGTTTCGAAGTTTATGGATTACACGAATTAATGGTGCTGCTAGAGAATGTGATACGTCTTATTCACAATTTATTAATGGTTTACATAAAGCGAATGTTGATATTAATCGAAAAATGTTATCGGAAATGGCAATTCATCAACCAGCTGAATTTAAAAAATTAGTTGATTTATCTAAATCAGCATTAGAAAAAAAAGATTAA
- the infC gene encoding translation initiation factor IF-3, giving the protein MKYKPNNDLINQNIPFCEVLVIDQNGNQLGVMLRNDALRAAKEQGLDLFIVSPNVNPPVSKILDYGRYKYEEQKKDKDNKKKQRIIQNKEMRLTPNIGEHDLRFKAKKVIEFLKDGDRVKISLKFRGRESHRKEFGYETLMRFYDLVKEYCEIEKTPKLTGQFYDMYLIAKKDKDLNKKKEQKNAKNENKKSITETN; this is encoded by the coding sequence ATGAAATATAAGCCAAATAATGATCTTATTAATCAAAATATTCCTTTTTGTGAAGTTTTAGTTATTGATCAAAATGGCAATCAATTAGGTGTGATGTTACGAAATGATGCCTTAAGAGCTGCTAAAGAGCAGGGTCTAGATTTGTTTATTGTTTCACCTAATGTTAATCCGCCAGTATCTAAAATTTTAGATTATGGTAGATATAAATATGAAGAGCAAAAAAAAGATAAAGATAATAAAAAAAAGCAGCGAATTATTCAAAACAAAGAAATGCGTTTAACACCTAATATCGGTGAGCATGATTTGCGATTTAAAGCCAAGAAGGTAATAGAATTTTTAAAAGATGGTGATCGGGTTAAAATATCTTTAAAGTTTCGAGGTAGAGAATCACATCGTAAAGAATTTGGTTATGAAACATTAATGCGGTTTTATGATTTAGTAAAAGAATATTGTGAAATTGAAAAAACACCAAAGTTAACTGGTCAGTTTTATGATATGTATTTAATTGCTAAAAAAGATAAGGATTTAAATAAAAAAAAGGAGCAAAAAAATGCCAAAAATGAAAACAAAAAAAGCATTACAGAAACGAATTAA